Within Primulina tabacum isolate GXHZ01 chromosome 5, ASM2559414v2, whole genome shotgun sequence, the genomic segment aaaaaatatctaaaatttGCATCTATAATAATTTGTGACGGGAGAATAACAGATTTAAATGCTTCGCTTTTAAGTCATTTATGTATGCGTGTGTGTGCGTATATATACATTCAATACTCTATAAATAATAACATCATCTTTTATCATTACAACATGACACGTACATATtcgatatttttataaattaattattctagaatattttattcttaattcTTACCACATGAATTATATAATACTGATCTCAATTATAAATCACTGTCTAGTACAAGTAACATTCTAACAACTATAGTCTATAAACAAAAGGAATTTTGTtcctattttatataaattaatcGTGCGTTGGATTGCAAAAGAAAAGGGATAATATCGTTTTATGATAACTAATTTCTTTTcagatataatattaatatatattatatgtgtgtgtgttaattaTTGTAGAGGACAAGAGAAGAGAAGTCAACTCAGATACTTGGAGTGGGGTCCAATACCTCTTGCAATGGACACACTTTCTTCCAGAAAGTATTCAAGTAGATCGTATTGATTTGTCAAAagcaagaaaatagaaaataaaaaaataaatatgattcTTTTAAGGTGGCGACCTATgtgtttataattttaatgaatttgAGTATTCTAATTTTGAGGACTTTTATTTGTTTCATCTTGATGTGGTCacttattattgaaaatttattttattgttcggCTGTAGAAATAATCTCCCTTGATTCGATAATCGAACAGGATAGAAACATTGTGTAAGTATTACAATTCCGAACGTTCGTTCTTGGCAAATTCATTTACTCGTAAGAAACACAATTTCTTTAAGATTTGGCAAGATCCACTGTCTCCCACTGGATGGACCCATTTTCTAGAAGACCCATTTTGTTTTTACATCATCGTgcctatttttattattattattattattatttttttgtggcAGCTGAGTTGAAACTTCTTTTACTTTATGAtacttattaatttattataatacaTACACACGCACTCTATCATTAAACTTAAGATGTACTTCACTTCTTTCAAACTTATCCAGATTAACCTCTTCCAAAAAAAAATCCTAGATAAATCGCCAAAAAAAAATATCCCAGATCCCATCAGTCTTCAAAAATAAATGAAACaaagaattataaaaaaataaatattattgtttGGTACGAATGTTGCACGTGGGCACGACGCTATGAACAGAATTCGGTAATTTTTCAGAACGAAATTTAAAgactgaattcaagaaaatatgaCCGATATTCACGCTGCTTCAATTACGCTACTCGAGCTCTAGTATATATAAAATTGGGCCCAACATATGTTCGCTTTGAAGTGAAATAGTATTTTTTGGGGGCAAATAATGAATAGAACTGAACAAAAAAGTCGTAAATAGTTGACTACAAGAAATGTGTATTGTTGGTCAATACATTCATATGCATGTATGATCGTGTCAGCTGATACAACAAACACGCACTGCCGAAATAGTTAAGGCCATACAATGTTTTTTGTCTTCAACCGAGAAAGTTCTTCGATGATAATGATATCATTGACCATTCAAAGAGTGAGGGCTGCCTACCTATCAATTCGCTAGGTAGTTCTAGTCAACTTTATCCCCGACAAGTGAGTGAGTATTTTCATACGTACCCTTACAAATATATAACCCCaaaaagatttttaaaaaacCCACATAAATAGGTAATTTAGAAGGTAACTTGGTTTATGAGATTCGCATAAATATTAAGCAACGATTTGTGTAAATTTTCTATAACCATTGATGAAATAGGTAGAGGATAACAAAATTAATTTCCGTAGTCATTTTTCGTTTGATAAAGTAGCCAATTATATAATAAGTGGTGATGACTTATAGTCAATCAAACACCACCGTAACAATAGTGAATGGTTGACAGCCATGGCAAAACCTTCCAACGATAGATGTAGAACAAGTAATACTAATTTACAAGCTACTAAGCAGGGCAGTCGAGCATTTAGCTATATAGAGAAATCTCGAGGAGTTGATATTCGTATACTAAGCTCAATGACGTATCATAAAATTCCCATATCGATacttgaaaagaaaataaaaaatatataaagaaTGGGTGGAGTTTATTTTCACCGGACATTTCCCTTGTCATTGCTTCCAGCTATGGCATCGATGGCAACATTGAACTCCGACGTCATCAAAAAGCTAATCTCTACAAGAATTTGGGAGCTGCTGATTTATAGAGTATGTACTTGATCTAAAGATTAATGCTTCTCAACCTTAACGTGTGTGTTTTTGTTTTGACATTGATACTAAATGATTAATTTCTCACTTACCTCATTTGGCTTCAGAGCTTATTTAAACTCGAATGATGGTGGACTAGGAGCATCAAAGCTCTCTAACACCGTCGTCTTACTTCCATCACTTGTAACTGGCTCTTCCTTCCTGCCACCGAAGAGGCCTTCAAACCATGAACTTGGTGTggaagaagatgatgatgatCCAGCTCCCATGCCCTCGACAGTTACTGGAACTTGACTGGGAATTTGCCCCATTGGATATCCAGGAACACCAGCCACATTGGGCAATGGCTCCTCCATACCTGGAAAATTCTGTGGTGCACTTATGATTTTATTCAACATAATCCCAGCTCCCTCGATCAGAGCAAGTAATACTCCACCAAACAAAGCTGATCTCGAAGCAGCACCAAACCCCTGACGCACCTGCAGAAATCCTCCGGTCGCTGCACCAGCTATGATAGAATTCCATGGATCCTCTTTCTGGCGGATGTACACCATTGTGCAATCAAATGTGGAAAAGAGTCCCCCCCCCCAAACAGCAAAACTACCGCCAACACGAGGCGCATTCATGCGCACAGCTTGAGAACCCCCGATGAGGCGCTCTCCTCTGGGGGAGTTATAAATTCCCTTCAGAAAATGGAAAGCTGAACCACCCACAGCACCCATGCCAAATGCTCCACCAATGTCATCCAAGATACAAGGTTCTCGAGACGTTTCTGGAGTTCCCATGATCAGACAAAAGCTATTTTCTTTACACTTTCTTTTCAAGCAGTTGCTGACCTAAGTCTCTAAAACATGTATTATTCAGTAGTCAATATATTTGGTAACAAGGATATAAATTGATCATTATGCGCGCGAGTACGCAATGGAAACTGGTATACACTTAAACAACACATAAACATTCAGACACACAAAAAACAAGGAAAGTTGCATCTAACAACAGCCTCTCTCAAAGCTTTTTTCGTGGCTCCTAAAAAAAGAGCTTTATATTTCTAAATATTCCAGGCATAATCCATATAGTTTATACTAAGCAAATACTGAATCTTAATTCGTAAAAACGGATACCGCGTTCCCCATGATTCTGAccaatacaaaaaaaaaaaaaaaactaatacaTTAAACAATGATCAAGGATATCCGTTAAACTTCAATCAAACAAATCCGTTCTTACAATACCCAAAAGCAAATGATCACCATAAACCAAGTCCAAAATCATAAAGCGACCGAAAATTAAACTAAACTTCAATCAAAAAGTCATAACCACCACAAATCGAAcagatgataaaaaaaaattgtgatacTATCCTTACGCGACGCAGCTAGAAGAACaaaataatctcgcaattaaaagtaaaattaaaattaaaagaaaacatGTACACTATGCTATGGCGTACCTCAAACGCAGCTTTTTAAAGCTTTGATTGATGTGAAGAACACCGGAAAGGAACGTCAGGTGATAAAATTTCCGGTGTTAAAA encodes:
- the LOC142545168 gene encoding mitochondrial import inner membrane translocase subunit TIM17-2-like; this encodes MGTPETSREPCILDDIGGAFGMGAVGGSAFHFLKGIYNSPRGERLIGGSQAVRMNAPRVGGSFAVWGGGLFSTFDCTMVYIRQKEDPWNSIIAGAATGGFLQVRQGFGAASRSALFGGVLLALIEGAGIMLNKIISAPQNFPGMEEPLPNVAGVPGYPMGQIPSQVPVTVEGMGAGSSSSSSTPSSWFEGLFGGRKEEPVTSDGSKTTVLESFDAPSPPSFEFK